The genomic segment GATATGCCGTTAGCACATTGCGCTCGCCGTTCATGATGCGAGATATATAGGGAGCATAATCATCATAGGTGGTCAAGGGCAGGCTCTTCTTGAAATCATCCAAATTACGAATATGTTCGAAACCGTATTTACGACCATAGTCGGACTTATCGTTTTCGCGCATCAGCCTCATCACAAACTCCTCCTGACTGCGCATCGGGTCGTAGGTAATGTCGTCGAGCCTGTTTCTGACTCGCTGACCATCAGCCCAACGAGCCTCGTTAACCATCTTAATTGTATTTTCGCCCATGAATGGTGTGTTCCGTGATATATGTGTTGTGTTTTGTTGTACAAAGATATGTATTTTTTGATAGGTGGCAATGACTTATAGGTCATATAACCTCAATTTTTGTAAATTCTAAAACATAATTGTAAATTCTAAAAGAGAAATGGTGTCTGTTTTATTTTTTTTGACTATCTTTGCAAAATCAAATTCAGCATATGTACGAACATCAAGGACTGCAAGATATCTTCTTCATGATGCTTTACGGTGGAGCCACCCTGTTTGCTGTTGTGGCTTGCCTTTACCTGCTATTCACTCAAGGAAACATGTTCCTGACATCTGTCAACCCGTCAAAGAGTTTACGCCGATGGACAGCCGCCTTTATGGCCGCTGTAGCAGCAAGTCATGCATGGTGGGTGATCTTAAGCATCTACCTTCTGAAAGACGACAGACAGATGCGTCATATCATTGCCATCACTTTAGACCGACTGACGTTCGTGCCCTTGATGATGGTTATCTTTCTGCGTATGTTGCAAGACCGACGTCGCCCGCTGTGGCCCATCTTTGCGGCAATGGTACCCTTAGCAGTAATATCGGTCATCAGTTTCATCACACGCAGCGAGACCTTTGAATGGTATACAAAACTGTATAGCATCATTCTTTGTGTGGCATTTACTCTCTATTATATCCTGGAAGTAAGGAACTACAGTCATTGGCTTCGTGATAACTACGCCGACCTGCAAAACAAAGAGGTGTGGCAGAGCTTAATGCTACTAGCCTGCATTGTGCTCATCTATGCTGCGTATGCTACCAACGAGGGAGCACTCGCCACGGAATACCTGTCACAGATTAACACACTGATCATCATTGCTTTTGTATTGTGGCGCGTAGAGACATTACAACTGCTGAGCCCCACGACAGAGGAAGTCTATAATGAGGAGGGACCAAAAGAGAATAACGCCGTTAATATTGGCACACTATTGGAACAGCACTGCAAGAACACGCAGCTATATCTACAGCACGACCTCTCTCTACAACAGTTGGCCACTGCTATTGGCACCAACCGCACATATCTGAGTGCCTATTTCGCCCAACAGGACATCACATATAACGCATATATCAACCGCTTACGTATTGATCATTTTATGCAACTCTATAGTAAAGTTGCAGCCTCATCGCACATCACGACAGCCAAGACGATAGCACAACAAAGCGGCTTCCATAGTTACGTCACTTTCAGTGTTGCCTTTAAGAAATATATGGGCACCACCGTAACTGAGTGGATGAAAGAACAATCATAATCATTATAAAAAAGTCCCTGCACCAAATGGGCGCAGAGACCTTTTTATGATTAGAAAGCAGTAAAATAATTATTTTCCTGTTCCCACAATCTTTGAAACGTCGAGCATCATGCTACCGTTACCACCCATAATCTGGGGCATCTTGCCATCCCATTTCTCAATCATGTCCTCCTGAACAATCATTGGCG from the Prevotella sp. E15-22 genome contains:
- a CDS encoding AraC family transcriptional regulator, coding for MYEHQGLQDIFFMMLYGGATLFAVVACLYLLFTQGNMFLTSVNPSKSLRRWTAAFMAAVAASHAWWVILSIYLLKDDRQMRHIIAITLDRLTFVPLMMVIFLRMLQDRRRPLWPIFAAMVPLAVISVISFITRSETFEWYTKLYSIILCVAFTLYYILEVRNYSHWLRDNYADLQNKEVWQSLMLLACIVLIYAAYATNEGALATEYLSQINTLIIIAFVLWRVETLQLLSPTTEEVYNEEGPKENNAVNIGTLLEQHCKNTQLYLQHDLSLQQLATAIGTNRTYLSAYFAQQDITYNAYINRLRIDHFMQLYSKVAASSHITTAKTIAQQSGFHSYVTFSVAFKKYMGTTVTEWMKEQS